The Streptomyces sp. SS1-1 genome has a segment encoding these proteins:
- a CDS encoding Crp/Fnr family transcriptional regulator, producing the protein MDDVLRRNPLFAALDDEQSAELRASMSEVTLARGDSLFHEGDPGDRLYVVTEGKVKLHRTSPDGRENMLAVVGPGELIGELSLFDPGPRTATATALTEVKLLGLGHGDLQPWLNARPEVATALLRAVARRLRRTNDAMSDLVFSDVPGRVARALLDLSRRFGVQSEEGIHVVHDLTQEELAQLVGASRETVNKALADFAGRGWLRLEARAVILLDVERLAKRSR; encoded by the coding sequence GTGGACGACGTTCTGCGGCGCAATCCGCTCTTCGCGGCTCTCGACGACGAGCAGTCCGCGGAACTGCGCGCCTCCATGAGTGAGGTGACGCTCGCACGGGGCGACTCCCTCTTCCACGAGGGCGACCCCGGCGACCGGCTCTATGTCGTCACCGAGGGCAAGGTCAAACTTCACCGCACGTCCCCCGACGGCCGCGAGAACATGCTCGCCGTCGTCGGCCCCGGAGAGCTCATCGGCGAGCTCTCCCTGTTCGACCCGGGCCCGCGCACGGCGACCGCCACCGCGCTGACCGAGGTCAAGCTGCTCGGCCTCGGCCACGGCGACCTCCAGCCCTGGCTGAACGCCCGCCCCGAGGTGGCCACCGCGCTCCTGCGTGCCGTCGCCCGCCGCCTCCGGCGTACCAACGACGCGATGTCCGACCTCGTCTTCTCGGACGTCCCCGGCCGCGTGGCCCGCGCCCTGCTCGACCTCTCCCGCCGCTTCGGCGTGCAGTCCGAGGAGGGCATTCACGTCGTCCACGACCTGACGCAGGAGGAGCTGGCCCAGCTGGTCGGCGCCTCGCGCGAGACGGTCAACAAGGCACTGGCCGACTTCGCGGGCCGCGGCTGGCTCCGCCTGGAGGCCCGCGCGGTGATCCTCCTCGACGTGGAACGCCTGGCCAAGCGCTCCCGCTGA
- the nth gene encoding endonuclease III: MGEQSPGGGKRTAQTAKKAPGGAAVRGEKAAVKGASRTALVRRARRINRELAEVYPYAHPELDFENPFQLLVATVLSAQTTDLRVNQTTPALFAKYPGPEDLATANPEEVEEILRPCGFFRAKTRSVMGLSKALVEDYGGEVPGRLEELVKLPGVGRKTAFVVLGNAFGRPGITVDTHFQRLVRRWQWTEQTDPDKIEAEVGALFPKSDWTDLSHHVIWHGRRICHARKPACGACPIAPLCPAYGEGETDPEKARKLLKYEKGGFPGQRLKPPQAYLDAGGKPAPPLGAA; this comes from the coding sequence GTGGGCGAACAGAGCCCTGGTGGAGGGAAGAGAACGGCGCAAACGGCCAAAAAGGCGCCGGGTGGAGCCGCCGTGCGTGGCGAGAAAGCGGCGGTGAAGGGTGCGTCGCGCACGGCTCTGGTGCGCAGGGCCCGGCGGATCAACCGGGAGCTCGCCGAGGTCTATCCGTACGCCCATCCCGAGCTGGACTTCGAGAATCCGTTCCAGCTTCTCGTCGCGACCGTTCTGTCCGCCCAGACCACCGATCTGCGCGTCAACCAGACGACGCCGGCGCTTTTCGCCAAGTACCCCGGGCCCGAGGACCTGGCCACCGCCAATCCGGAGGAGGTCGAGGAGATCCTGCGTCCGTGCGGGTTCTTCCGGGCCAAGACCCGGTCGGTGATGGGGCTGTCCAAGGCGCTCGTGGAGGACTACGGCGGGGAGGTCCCGGGGCGGCTGGAAGAGCTGGTCAAGCTGCCCGGAGTCGGGCGGAAGACCGCTTTCGTGGTGCTGGGGAACGCGTTCGGGCGACCCGGGATCACCGTGGACACGCACTTCCAGCGGCTGGTGCGGCGCTGGCAGTGGACCGAGCAGACCGACCCCGACAAGATCGAGGCCGAGGTCGGGGCGCTGTTTCCCAAGAGCGACTGGACGGATCTGTCGCACCACGTGATCTGGCACGGCCGCCGCATCTGCCATGCGCGCAAGCCCGCGTGTGGCGCCTGCCCCATCGCCCCGCTGTGCCCGGCGTACGGGGAGGGCGAGACCGATCCGGAGAAGGCGCGGAAGCTGCTGAAGTACGAGAAGGGCGGCTTCCCCGGGCAGCGGCTGAAGCCGCCGCAGGCCTATCTGGACGCGGGTGGCAAGCCGGCTCCGCCGCTGGGGGCCGCGTGA
- a CDS encoding NUDIX hydrolase: protein MANGQWYPPEWPDRIRALADGSLTPVAPRRAATVMLLKDPATAQQPSPGPLVHMLRRRTSMAFAAGAYAYPGGGVDPRDEQEIRWAGPTRAWWSSRLGVEEATAQAIVCAAVRETYEEAGVLLAGPTEDTVVGDTTGDDWEADRAALVARDLSFAEFLDRRGLVLRSDLLGAWTRWITPEFEPRRYDTWFFVAALPEGQRTRNASTEADRTVWIRPAEAAAGYDKGELLMMPPTIATLRQLIPYGTAAEALAAAPDRDLTAVLARASLVNGEIVLAWPGHDEFTKHIPTGGTPA, encoded by the coding sequence ATGGCAAACGGGCAGTGGTACCCACCGGAGTGGCCGGACCGCATCCGCGCGCTCGCGGACGGAAGCCTGACCCCGGTCGCCCCCAGGCGCGCCGCCACGGTGATGCTGCTCAAGGACCCTGCCACGGCCCAGCAGCCGTCACCCGGCCCGCTCGTCCACATGCTCCGCCGCCGCACCTCCATGGCCTTCGCCGCCGGCGCCTACGCCTACCCCGGCGGCGGCGTCGACCCCCGCGACGAGCAGGAGATCCGCTGGGCGGGCCCCACGCGCGCGTGGTGGTCGTCCCGACTGGGCGTCGAGGAGGCCACGGCCCAGGCGATCGTCTGCGCGGCGGTCCGCGAGACCTACGAGGAAGCGGGCGTCCTGCTCGCCGGCCCCACCGAGGACACCGTCGTCGGCGACACCACCGGCGACGACTGGGAGGCGGACCGCGCCGCCCTGGTCGCCCGCGACCTGTCGTTCGCCGAGTTCCTGGACCGCCGCGGCCTGGTCCTGCGCTCCGACCTCCTCGGCGCCTGGACCCGCTGGATCACCCCGGAGTTCGAGCCCCGCCGCTACGACACCTGGTTCTTCGTCGCCGCCCTCCCGGAAGGCCAGCGCACGCGCAACGCCTCCACCGAGGCCGACCGCACCGTCTGGATCCGCCCCGCCGAGGCCGCCGCCGGCTACGACAAGGGCGAGCTGCTGATGATGCCGCCCACCATCGCGACCCTGCGCCAGCTCATCCCGTACGGGACCGCCGCCGAGGCCCTGGCCGCCGCCCCCGACCGCGACCTCACGGCCGTCCTCGCGCGGGCCAGCCTCGTGAACGGCGAGATCGTGCTCGCCTGGCCCGGCCACGACGAGTTCACCAAGCACATCCCGACCGGCGGGACCCCCGCATGA
- a CDS encoding RidA family protein, translating to MSAVEEKLAELGLTLPEVVPPLAAYQPAVQSGVYVYTAGQLPMVDGKLPVTGKVGAEVTAEEAKDLARVCALNALAAVKSVAGDLDRVARIVKVVGFVASASDFTGQPGVINGASELFAEVLGDKGVHARSAVGVAVLPLDAPVEVEVQVELTGA from the coding sequence ATGAGCGCCGTCGAGGAGAAGCTGGCCGAGCTGGGGCTGACGCTGCCGGAGGTCGTGCCTCCGCTGGCCGCGTACCAGCCCGCCGTGCAGTCGGGCGTGTACGTCTACACCGCCGGCCAGCTGCCGATGGTGGACGGCAAGCTTCCGGTGACCGGCAAGGTGGGCGCCGAGGTCACCGCCGAGGAGGCCAAGGACCTCGCGCGCGTCTGCGCCCTGAACGCCCTGGCCGCCGTGAAGTCGGTCGCGGGCGACCTGGACCGTGTCGCGCGGATCGTGAAGGTCGTGGGCTTCGTGGCCTCCGCCTCGGACTTCACCGGGCAGCCGGGTGTCATCAACGGCGCCAGCGAGCTGTTCGCCGAGGTCCTGGGCGACAAGGGCGTCCACGCGCGCAGCGCGGTGGGTGTGGCGGTGCTGCCGCTGGACGCGCCCGTGGAGGTCGAGGTGCAGGTGGAGCTGACCGGGGCGTAG
- a CDS encoding NUDIX hydrolase gives MARVSGTQGGPVVLSKDGLPGWLEPVARVVDTVEPLQLSRFLPPKDGAGRQSAVLILFGEGERGPELLLMERASSLRSHAGQPSFPGGALDPEDGDPGADGPLRAALREAEEETGLDPSGVQLFGVLPRLYIPVSGFVVTPVLGWWREPSPVGVVDPNETARVFTVPVADLTNPDNRATTVHPSGHRGPAFLVESALVWGFTAGVIDRLLHFSGWERPWDRGKQVPLDWRS, from the coding sequence ATGGCGCGGGTGAGCGGTACGCAGGGCGGCCCGGTGGTGCTCAGCAAGGACGGGCTGCCGGGCTGGCTGGAGCCGGTGGCGCGGGTCGTGGACACCGTCGAGCCGTTGCAGCTGAGCCGCTTCCTGCCGCCGAAGGACGGGGCCGGGCGCCAGTCGGCCGTGCTGATCCTGTTCGGGGAGGGCGAGCGGGGGCCCGAGCTGCTGCTGATGGAGCGGGCCAGTTCCCTGCGGTCGCATGCCGGGCAGCCGTCGTTCCCGGGGGGTGCGCTCGATCCCGAGGACGGTGATCCGGGGGCTGATGGGCCGCTGCGGGCCGCGCTGCGGGAGGCCGAGGAGGAGACCGGTCTCGATCCGAGCGGGGTGCAGCTCTTCGGGGTGCTGCCACGGCTGTACATCCCGGTCAGCGGGTTCGTCGTCACGCCGGTGCTGGGCTGGTGGCGCGAGCCGAGTCCGGTCGGCGTCGTCGATCCGAACGAGACCGCCCGCGTCTTCACCGTCCCCGTGGCGGATCTCACGAATCCGGACAACCGTGCCACCACGGTCCACCCCAGCGGCCATCGAGGTCCGGCATTTCTGGTCGAATCGGCCCTGGTGTGGGGGTTCACGGCCGGTGTCATCGACCGGTTGCTCCATTTCTCCGGCTGGGAGCGGCCCTGGGACCGGGGGAAGCAGGTCCCGCTCGACTGGCGGTCATGA
- a CDS encoding ArsA family ATPase — MSGPRQKPEPRQTHRTNPEQTQDPVRRPHHLSASRVLDLDPLLDDPATRIVVCCGSGGVGKTTTAAALGLRAAERGRKVVVLTIDPARRLAQSMGIDSLDNTPRRVKGVEGTGELHAMMLDMKRTFDEIVEAHADPERAAAILGNPFYQSLSAGFAGTQEYMAMEKLGQLRSKDEWDLIVVDTPPSRSALDFLDAPKRLGSFLDGKLIRVLLAPAKVGGRAGMKFLNVGMSMMTGALGKLLGGPLLKDVQTFVAAMDSMFGGFRTRADATYKLLQAPGTAFLVVAAPERDALREAAYFVERLAAEDMPLAGLVLNRVHGSGADRLSAERALAAAENLEEPRIVDQEAGKAGLRNSPDTYDSSDTAAPEAPAPDAGSPAATDMERIAATDQPETDDPHVERTVDQLTAGLLRLHAERMQLLSREQRTRDRFAALHPEVAVAEVAALPGDVHDLAGLRDIGNRLAANRPELPDPEPPAQGPEA, encoded by the coding sequence ATGAGCGGCCCGAGGCAGAAGCCGGAACCGAGGCAGACGCACAGGACGAACCCGGAACAGACCCAGGATCCGGTCCGCCGCCCCCACCACCTCTCCGCATCCCGCGTGCTCGACCTCGACCCGCTGCTCGACGACCCGGCGACCCGGATCGTGGTGTGCTGCGGCTCGGGCGGCGTCGGCAAGACGACGACGGCGGCGGCGCTGGGCCTGCGGGCCGCCGAACGGGGCCGGAAGGTGGTCGTGCTGACCATCGACCCGGCCCGCCGGCTCGCCCAGTCCATGGGCATCGACTCGCTGGACAACACCCCGCGCCGCGTGAAGGGCGTCGAGGGCACCGGCGAGCTGCACGCCATGATGCTCGACATGAAGCGCACCTTCGACGAGATCGTCGAGGCGCACGCGGACCCGGAGCGCGCGGCCGCCATCCTGGGCAACCCCTTCTACCAGTCGCTCTCGGCGGGCTTCGCGGGCACGCAGGAGTACATGGCGATGGAGAAGCTGGGCCAGCTGCGGTCCAAGGACGAGTGGGACCTCATCGTCGTGGACACCCCGCCGTCCCGTTCGGCGCTGGACTTCCTGGACGCGCCCAAGCGGCTCGGGTCGTTCCTGGACGGCAAGCTGATCCGCGTCCTCCTCGCCCCGGCGAAGGTCGGCGGGCGCGCGGGCATGAAGTTCCTGAACGTCGGCATGTCGATGATGACCGGCGCCCTCGGCAAGCTCCTCGGCGGACCGCTGCTGAAGGACGTGCAGACGTTCGTGGCCGCGATGGACTCGATGTTCGGCGGCTTCCGCACGCGCGCGGACGCCACGTACAAGCTGCTCCAGGCGCCCGGCACGGCGTTCCTGGTGGTGGCCGCACCGGAGCGGGACGCGCTGCGGGAGGCCGCGTACTTCGTGGAGCGGCTGGCCGCCGAGGACATGCCGCTCGCCGGACTGGTGCTCAACCGGGTCCACGGCAGCGGCGCCGACCGTCTGTCGGCCGAGCGGGCGCTCGCCGCCGCGGAAAATCTTGAAGAGCCCCGCATTGTGGATCAGGAGGCCGGGAAAGCTGGTCTTCGTAACTCCCCCGACACGTACGACAGTTCAGACACGGCCGCTCCCGAGGCACCAGCTCCCGACGCAGGCTCCCCCGCCGCCACGGACATGGAGCGCATCGCGGCCACCGACCAGCCCGAGACCGACGATCCGCATGTGGAGCGGACCGTCGACCAACTCACGGCCGGCCTGCTGAGGCTGCACGCCGAACGTATGCAACTGCTCTCCCGCGAGCAGCGCACGCGCGACCGTTTCGCCGCGCTCCACCCCGAGGTGGCGGTGGCCGAAGTGGCCGCGCTGCCCGGTGACGTGCACGACCTGGCCGGGCTGCGGGACATCGGAAACCGGCTCGCGGCCAACCGGCCGGAGCTCCCGGACCCCGAGCCACCTGCCCAGGGGCCCGAAGCCTGA
- a CDS encoding MBL fold metallo-hydrolase — protein MTDAATLPGQPRDAVVSGPATARAVNVLAPNASPMTLDGTNTWIVSEPDSDLAVVIDPGPQDEAHLRNVVATAERSGKRVALTLLTHGHPDHAEGAMRFAELTGTRVRALDPALRLGDEGLGAGDVVTVGGLELRVVPTPGHTADSLCFHLPADQAVLTGDTILGRGTTVVAHPDGRLGDYLDSLRRLRSLTVDDGVHTVLPGHGPVLEDAQGAVEFYLAHRAHRLAQVETAVEDGHRSPAEVVAHVYADVDRSLWPAAELSVRAQLDYLEEHGIIDPRTTL, from the coding sequence ATGACGGACGCCGCCACCCTCCCCGGCCAGCCACGAGACGCGGTCGTCTCCGGCCCGGCCACCGCCCGCGCCGTCAACGTCCTGGCCCCCAACGCGTCGCCGATGACCCTGGACGGCACCAACACCTGGATCGTGTCGGAGCCGGACTCCGACCTCGCCGTCGTCATCGACCCGGGCCCGCAGGACGAGGCGCACCTGCGCAACGTCGTCGCCACGGCCGAGCGGTCCGGCAAGCGCGTCGCCCTGACGCTGCTCACGCACGGGCACCCGGACCACGCCGAGGGCGCCATGCGGTTCGCCGAACTGACCGGCACACGCGTGCGTGCGCTCGACCCGGCGCTGCGGCTCGGGGACGAGGGGCTCGGCGCCGGGGACGTCGTCACCGTCGGCGGCCTGGAGCTGCGGGTGGTGCCGACGCCGGGCCACACCGCCGACTCGCTGTGCTTCCATCTGCCGGCCGACCAGGCCGTCCTGACGGGCGACACGATCCTGGGCCGGGGCACGACCGTCGTGGCACACCCCGACGGCCGCCTCGGCGACTACCTGGACAGCCTGCGCCGCCTGCGCTCCCTCACGGTCGACGACGGCGTGCACACCGTGCTGCCGGGCCACGGCCCGGTCCTGGAGGACGCGCAGGGCGCGGTCGAGTTCTACCTGGCCCACCGCGCCCACCGCCTCGCCCAGGTCGAGACGGCGGTGGAGGACGGCCACCGCTCGCCGGCCGAGGTGGTGGCCCATGTGTACGCGGACGTGGACCGCTCACTGTGGCCGGCGGCGGAGCTCTCGGTCCGGGCGCAGCTGGACTACCTGGAAGAACACGGCATCATCGACCCGCGCACCACGCTCTGA
- a CDS encoding transglycosylase domain-containing protein: MPKKRSGGGLSPTQQAAKFLGVSVLAGAVLAGIALPAVGALGLAAKGSVESFDELPANLKTPPLSQRTTILDAEGGMIASVYSRDRTVLELKDISPYMQKAIVAIEDARFYQHGAVDLKGILRALNKNAQSGGVSEGASTLTQQYVKNVFVEEAGDDPTKVAQATQQTLGRKIKELKYAIQVEEELGKKKILENYLNITFFGQQAYGVEAAAQRYFSKSAKDLKLQDAALLAGIVQSPSRYDPINDEAEATKRRNVVLQRMADLGDVSQEEADAAKKAPLGLKVRRPENGCITAVKGASFFCEYVKHVFLNDPVFGKNREARAKIWNRGGLTIKTTMDPKSQKSVQSSLKQHVYKSDKVAAAATLVEPGTGKILGMGQSKPYGSGKNQTELNYSVDAAYGGSNFGFPTGSTFKPFVAAAALEEGRPPTQEYSSPYQMQYPSPVQTCDDKPWTNLRGEKLENESESEHGPYRLRKAMELSVNTYFVQMIADIGLCPVVDMTDHLQVRQGNGDKLPERPAIALGSVGLSPLTMASAYAAFASRGMYCTPVAIEAITQKVGDQQKSLEVPKSTCSRAMSEKTADTVNSLLQGVVDSGTGKEAGLTSRQSAGKTGTTDERRNAWFVGYTPNLSGAVWVGSATQKVKMRNIYIGGQYHDLVYGGRVPGPIWRDAMSGALEGKPAEQFHTVHIPDEDEDREHGRGDDDGDDDHGRGHDNGNGDRFIGGLVGGANDGGNGNGGNGGPEPDPTISLPEGFWRGQSNGNGTGGRG, encoded by the coding sequence ATGCCAAAGAAGCGCTCGGGCGGTGGTCTGTCGCCAACGCAGCAGGCCGCCAAGTTCCTCGGTGTCAGTGTGCTCGCCGGAGCCGTGCTGGCGGGCATCGCGCTGCCCGCCGTCGGCGCGCTGGGGCTCGCGGCGAAGGGGTCGGTCGAGAGCTTCGACGAACTCCCGGCCAACCTCAAGACGCCGCCGCTGAGCCAGCGGACCACGATCCTGGACGCCGAGGGCGGCATGATCGCCTCCGTCTACTCGCGCGACCGTACGGTGCTGGAGCTCAAGGACATCTCGCCGTACATGCAGAAGGCGATCGTCGCGATCGAGGACGCCCGCTTCTACCAGCACGGCGCGGTCGACCTGAAGGGCATCCTGCGCGCCCTCAACAAGAACGCGCAGAGCGGCGGCGTCTCCGAGGGCGCCTCGACGCTCACCCAGCAGTACGTGAAGAACGTCTTCGTGGAGGAGGCCGGCGACGACCCGACGAAGGTCGCGCAGGCCACCCAGCAGACCCTCGGCCGCAAGATCAAGGAGCTGAAGTACGCGATCCAGGTCGAGGAGGAGCTCGGCAAGAAGAAGATCCTCGAGAACTACCTGAACATCACGTTCTTCGGCCAGCAGGCGTACGGCGTCGAGGCCGCCGCCCAGCGCTACTTCTCGAAGTCCGCCAAGGACCTGAAGCTCCAGGACGCGGCGCTGCTCGCCGGCATCGTGCAGTCGCCCAGCCGGTACGACCCGATCAACGACGAGGCCGAGGCCACCAAGCGGCGCAATGTCGTCCTGCAGCGCATGGCCGACCTCGGTGACGTCTCGCAGGAGGAGGCCGACGCGGCCAAGAAGGCCCCGCTGGGCCTCAAGGTCCGCCGCCCGGAGAACGGCTGCATCACCGCCGTCAAGGGCGCCAGTTTCTTCTGCGAGTACGTCAAGCACGTCTTCCTCAACGACCCGGTCTTCGGGAAGAACCGCGAGGCGCGCGCCAAGATCTGGAACCGCGGCGGTCTGACGATCAAGACGACGATGGACCCGAAGTCCCAGAAGTCGGTCCAGTCCTCGCTCAAGCAGCACGTCTACAAGTCGGACAAGGTCGCCGCGGCGGCCACCCTGGTCGAGCCCGGCACCGGCAAGATCCTCGGCATGGGCCAGTCGAAGCCGTACGGCTCCGGCAAGAACCAGACCGAGCTGAACTACTCGGTTGACGCGGCGTACGGCGGTTCCAACTTCGGCTTCCCGACCGGTTCGACGTTCAAGCCGTTCGTGGCCGCGGCCGCCCTGGAGGAGGGCCGCCCGCCGACGCAGGAGTACTCCTCGCCGTACCAGATGCAGTACCCGAGCCCGGTCCAGACGTGCGACGACAAGCCGTGGACCAACCTGCGCGGCGAGAAGCTGGAGAACGAGAGCGAGTCGGAGCACGGCCCGTACCGCCTGCGCAAGGCGATGGAGCTGTCGGTCAACACCTACTTCGTGCAGATGATCGCCGACATCGGCCTGTGCCCGGTCGTCGACATGACGGACCACCTCCAGGTCCGCCAGGGCAACGGGGACAAGCTCCCCGAGCGGCCCGCCATCGCCCTCGGCTCGGTCGGCCTCTCCCCGCTGACCATGGCGAGCGCGTACGCCGCCTTCGCCTCCCGCGGCATGTACTGCACGCCGGTCGCCATCGAGGCCATCACGCAGAAGGTCGGCGACCAGCAGAAGTCGCTGGAGGTGCCGAAGTCGACGTGCTCGCGGGCGATGTCCGAGAAGACCGCCGACACGGTCAACAGCCTGCTGCAGGGCGTGGTCGACTCCGGTACCGGTAAGGAGGCCGGTCTCACGTCCCGGCAGAGCGCGGGCAAGACCGGTACGACGGACGAGCGCCGCAACGCCTGGTTCGTGGGCTACACCCCGAACCTCTCGGGCGCGGTCTGGGTCGGCAGCGCCACCCAGAAGGTCAAGATGCGCAACATCTACATCGGCGGCCAGTACCACGACCTGGTCTACGGCGGCCGGGTCCCGGGCCCGATCTGGCGCGACGCGATGTCGGGCGCGCTGGAGGGCAAGCCGGCCGAGCAGTTCCACACCGTGCACATCCCGGACGAGGACGAGGACCGGGAGCACGGCCGCGGGGACGACGACGGTGACGACGACCACGGGCGTGGCCACGACAACGGCAACGGCGACCGCTTCATCGGCGGCCTGGTCGGCGGAGCCAACGACGGCGGCAACGGCAACGGGGGCAACGGCGGCCCCGAGCCGGACCCGACCATCTCCCTCCCGGAGGGCTTCTGGCGCGGCCAGTCGAACGGGAACGGGACCGGGGGGCGCGGCTGA
- a CDS encoding DUF4177 domain-containing protein: MTKWEYATVPLLVHATKQILDTWGEDGWELVQVVPGPNNPEQLVAYLKREKQA, encoded by the coding sequence ATGACCAAGTGGGAATACGCAACCGTGCCGCTGCTCGTCCACGCCACGAAGCAGATTCTGGACACCTGGGGCGAGGACGGCTGGGAGCTCGTCCAGGTCGTGCCCGGGCCGAACAACCCCGAGCAGCTCGTCGCCTACCTGAAGCGGGAGAAGCAGGCATGA
- the wblA gene encoding transcriptional regulator WblA codes for MGWVVDWSAQAACRTTDPDELFVQGAAQNRAKAVCTGCPVRTECLADALDNRVEFGVWGGMTERERRALLRRRPTVTSWRRLLETARTEYERGAGLLPLDDDEVYEDYAAVG; via the coding sequence ATGGGCTGGGTAGTCGACTGGAGTGCGCAGGCGGCCTGCCGCACTACCGATCCGGATGAACTGTTCGTTCAGGGAGCAGCGCAGAACAGGGCCAAGGCGGTGTGCACCGGCTGCCCGGTGCGTACGGAGTGCCTGGCGGACGCGCTCGACAACCGCGTCGAGTTCGGTGTGTGGGGAGGCATGACGGAGCGGGAGCGCCGCGCACTGCTGCGCCGGCGGCCCACCGTGACCTCGTGGCGCCGACTGCTGGAGACGGCGCGCACGGAGTACGAGCGGGGAGCGGGACTGCTGCCCCTCGACGACGACGAGGTGTACGAGGACTACGCGGCCGTCGGCTGA
- a CDS encoding ArsA family ATPase yields the protein MSRLQVVSGKGGTGKTTVAAALALALATEGKRALLVEVEGRQGIAQLFETQPLPYEERKIAVAPGGGEVYALAIDPELALLDYLQMFYKMGGAGRALKKLGAIDFATTIAPGLRDVLLTGKACEAVRRKDKAGRFVYDHVVMDAPPTGRITRFLNVNDEVAGLARIGPIHNQAQAVMRVLKSPETAVHLVTLLEEMPVQETADGIAELRAARLPVGRVIVNMMRPEVLDTTDLELVRSVPRAAVAKSLSAAGLGGARRGGLAERLVDPLLGQAAEYAERHALEREQRAVLADLGLPVHELPLLAEGMDLAGLYALARELREQDLSW from the coding sequence GTGAGCAGGCTCCAGGTCGTCAGCGGTAAGGGCGGGACCGGAAAGACCACGGTCGCCGCCGCACTCGCGCTCGCCCTCGCGACGGAGGGGAAGCGCGCGCTCCTCGTCGAGGTCGAGGGCAGGCAGGGCATCGCGCAGCTCTTCGAGACGCAGCCACTGCCCTACGAGGAGCGGAAGATCGCCGTCGCGCCCGGGGGCGGGGAGGTGTACGCCCTCGCCATCGACCCCGAACTGGCCCTTCTGGACTACCTCCAGATGTTCTACAAGATGGGCGGCGCCGGCCGGGCCCTGAAGAAGCTCGGCGCCATCGACTTCGCCACCACCATCGCGCCGGGCCTGCGGGACGTCCTCCTGACCGGCAAGGCCTGCGAGGCCGTCCGCCGCAAGGACAAGGCGGGCCGCTTCGTCTACGACCACGTGGTCATGGACGCGCCGCCCACCGGGCGCATCACGCGCTTCCTGAACGTGAACGACGAGGTGGCGGGCCTCGCCCGCATAGGGCCGATACACAATCAGGCGCAGGCCGTGATGCGGGTGCTGAAGTCGCCGGAGACGGCGGTGCACCTGGTGACGCTGCTGGAGGAGATGCCCGTCCAGGAGACGGCGGACGGTATCGCCGAGCTGCGGGCGGCGCGGCTGCCGGTGGGCCGGGTCATCGTGAACATGATGCGGCCCGAGGTGTTGGACACGACCGATCTGGAACTCGTCCGCAGCGTCCCGCGCGCCGCCGTGGCCAAGTCGCTGTCGGCGGCGGGGCTGGGCGGGGCGCGGCGCGGCGGGCTGGCCGAGCGGCTGGTCGATCCGCTGCTGGGGCAGGCCGCGGAGTACGCCGAGCGGCATGCCCTGGAGCGCGAGCAGCGCGCGGTCCTGGCCGACCTGGGCCTGCCCGTGCACGAACTGCCCCTGCTCGCGGAGGGCATGGATCTGGCGGGCCTGTACGCCCTCGCGCGCGAGCTGCGGGAACAGGACCTGTCATGGTGA